The following proteins come from a genomic window of Prionailurus viverrinus isolate Anna chromosome D1, UM_Priviv_1.0, whole genome shotgun sequence:
- the SSH3 gene encoding protein phosphatase Slingshot homolog 3 isoform X2, with protein MALVTVSRSPPASGHSTPVGPTDQASKRRSRLQRRQSFAVLRGAVLGLQDGEDNGEAADAGPEAVEGPPGEEQPHSDQTDDGQGPQSPQKQQQSQHLHLMVELLRPQDDIRLAAQLEAARPPRLRYLLVVSTREHQSQDETVLLGVDFPDSSSPSCTLGLVLPLWSDTQVYLDGDGGFSVTSSGQSRIFKPISIQTMWATLQVLHQACEAALGSGLVPGGSALTWAGYYQDRLSSDQSCLNEWMAMADLESLRPPSAEPGRPSEQERMEQAIRAELWEVLDTSDLESVTSKEIRQALELRLGRPLQQYRDFIDNQMLLLMAQQDRASRIFPHLYLGSEWNAANLEELQRNRVSHILNVAREIDNFYPDRFIYHNVRLWDEESAQLLPHWKETHGFVEAARAQGTRVLVHCKMGVSRSAATVIAYAMKQYGWSLEQALRHVQELRPIARPNPGFLRQLQTYQGILTASRQSHIWEQKVGGASPEEPLAPAMSTPFPPLPPEPGGSGEAKAMGLEESRSALKEEPGPRPRINLRGVMRSISLLEPSSELESISGASDLPEVFSSNESSEEDPPVPFPQLSKAKGGEPGPKGPWPALKSHQSVVALNSAALVASRTRALQEQAEAGRSSTPRLRKVVRQASVDGSGEEGEA; from the exons ATGGCCCTGGTCACAGTGAGCCGCTCCCCTCCGGCCAGCGGCCACTCCACGCCTGTAGGGCCCACG GACCAGGCATCCAAGCGGAGAAGCCGGCTCCAGCGAAG GCAGAGCTTTGCAGTGCTCCGTGGGGCTGTCCTGGGACTGCAGGACGGAGAGGACAATGGAGAAGCAGCTGACGCTGGCCCTGAGGCAGTGGAGGGACCCCCGGGGGAAGAACAGCCCCACAGCGACCAGACAGACGATGGGCAGGGGCCCCAGAGTccccagaagcagcagcagagtcAGCACCTGCACCTCATGGTGGAGCTGCTGAGGCCACAGGACGACATCCGCCTG GCAGCCCAGCTGGAGGCGGCACGGCCCCCTCGGCTCCGCTACCTGCTGGTAGTTTCCACAAGAGAACATCAGAGCCAGGATGAGACAGTCCTCTTGGGAGTGGATTTCCCCGACAGCAG CTCCCCGAGCTGCACCCTGGGCCTGGTCTTGCCTCTCTGGAGTGACACCCAGGTGTACCTAGATGGAGACGG GGGCTTCAGTGTGACGTCCAGTGGGCAGAGCCGAATCTTCAAGCCCATCTCCATCCAGACCATGTG GGCCACGCTCCAGGTGTTGCACCAGGCATGTGAGGCGGCTCTTGGCAGCGGTCTTGTGCCAGGGGGTAGTGCCCTTACCTGGGCTGGATACTACCAGGACAGACTGAGCTCTGACCAGAGCTGCCTCAACGAGTGGATGGCCATGGCCGACCTGGAATCCCTGCGGCCTCCCAGCGCCGAGCCTGGCCG GCCCTCAGAGCAGGAGCGGATGGAGCAGGCGATCCGGGCTGAGCTGTGGGAGGTGCTGGACACCAGCGACCTGGAGAGCGTCACTTCCAAAGAG ATCCGCCAGGCCCTGGAGTTGCGCCTGGGCCGTCCTCTCCAACAGTACCGCGACTTCATTGATAACCAGATGCTGCTGCTCATGGCCCAGCAAGACCGCGCCTCCCGCATCTTCCCCCACCTCTACCTG GGCTCAGAGTGGAATGCGGCAAACCTGGAGGAGCTCCAGAGGAACAG GGTCAGCCACATCTTGAACGTGGCCCGCGAGATTGACAACTTCTACCCCGATCGCTTCATCTACCACAACGTGCGCCTCTGGGATGAGGAGTCAGCCCAGCTGCTACCCCACTGGAAGGAGACACACGGCTTCGTGGAGGCCGCGAG AGCACAGGGCACTCGGGTGCTAGTCCACTGCAAGATGGGCGTCAGCCGCTCAGCTGCCACGGTGATAGCTTATGCCATGAAGCAGTATGGCTGGAGTCTGGAGCAGGCTCTGCGCCACGTGCAGGAGCTCCGGCCCATCGCCCGCCCCAACCCCGGCTTTCTGCGCCAGCTGCAGACCTACCAGGGCATCTTGACCGCCAG CCGGCAGAGCCACATCTGGGAGCAGAAAGTGGGTGGGGCTTCCCCAGAGGAGCCCCTCGCCCCTGCGATGTCTACACCATTCCCGCCTCTTCCGCCGGAAccagggggcagtggggaggcgAAGGCTATGGGTTTGGAGGAGAGCCGGTCAGCCCTGAAAGAGGAGCCTGGGCCACGGCCCCGTATCAACCTCCGAGGGGTCATGCGGTCCATCAGCCTCCTGGAGCCTTCCTCGGAGCTGGAAAGCATTTCAGGGGCCAGTGATCTGCCAGAG GTGTTTTCTTCAAACGAGTCTTCAGAAGAAGACCCTCCGGTGCCCTTCCCTCAGCTCTCAAAGGCCAAGGGAGGCGAGCCGGGTCCCAAGGGGCCTTGGCCTGCCCTGAAGTCCCACCAGTCTGTGGTTGCCCTCAACAGCGCCGCCCTGGTGGCCAGCCGGACCCGGGCCTTGCAGGAGCAGGCAGAGGCCGGCCGTTCCT
- the SSH3 gene encoding protein phosphatase Slingshot homolog 3 isoform X1 gives MALVTVSRSPPASGHSTPVGPTQDQASKRRSRLQRRQSFAVLRGAVLGLQDGEDNGEAADAGPEAVEGPPGEEQPHSDQTDDGQGPQSPQKQQQSQHLHLMVELLRPQDDIRLAAQLEAARPPRLRYLLVVSTREHQSQDETVLLGVDFPDSSSPSCTLGLVLPLWSDTQVYLDGDGGFSVTSSGQSRIFKPISIQTMWATLQVLHQACEAALGSGLVPGGSALTWAGYYQDRLSSDQSCLNEWMAMADLESLRPPSAEPGRPSEQERMEQAIRAELWEVLDTSDLESVTSKEIRQALELRLGRPLQQYRDFIDNQMLLLMAQQDRASRIFPHLYLGSEWNAANLEELQRNRVSHILNVAREIDNFYPDRFIYHNVRLWDEESAQLLPHWKETHGFVEAARAQGTRVLVHCKMGVSRSAATVIAYAMKQYGWSLEQALRHVQELRPIARPNPGFLRQLQTYQGILTASRQSHIWEQKVGGASPEEPLAPAMSTPFPPLPPEPGGSGEAKAMGLEESRSALKEEPGPRPRINLRGVMRSISLLEPSSELESISGASDLPEVFSSNESSEEDPPVPFPQLSKAKGGEPGPKGPWPALKSHQSVVALNSAALVASRTRALQEQAEAGRSSTPRLRKVVRQASVDGSGEEGEA, from the exons ATGGCCCTGGTCACAGTGAGCCGCTCCCCTCCGGCCAGCGGCCACTCCACGCCTGTAGGGCCCACG CAGGACCAGGCATCCAAGCGGAGAAGCCGGCTCCAGCGAAG GCAGAGCTTTGCAGTGCTCCGTGGGGCTGTCCTGGGACTGCAGGACGGAGAGGACAATGGAGAAGCAGCTGACGCTGGCCCTGAGGCAGTGGAGGGACCCCCGGGGGAAGAACAGCCCCACAGCGACCAGACAGACGATGGGCAGGGGCCCCAGAGTccccagaagcagcagcagagtcAGCACCTGCACCTCATGGTGGAGCTGCTGAGGCCACAGGACGACATCCGCCTG GCAGCCCAGCTGGAGGCGGCACGGCCCCCTCGGCTCCGCTACCTGCTGGTAGTTTCCACAAGAGAACATCAGAGCCAGGATGAGACAGTCCTCTTGGGAGTGGATTTCCCCGACAGCAG CTCCCCGAGCTGCACCCTGGGCCTGGTCTTGCCTCTCTGGAGTGACACCCAGGTGTACCTAGATGGAGACGG GGGCTTCAGTGTGACGTCCAGTGGGCAGAGCCGAATCTTCAAGCCCATCTCCATCCAGACCATGTG GGCCACGCTCCAGGTGTTGCACCAGGCATGTGAGGCGGCTCTTGGCAGCGGTCTTGTGCCAGGGGGTAGTGCCCTTACCTGGGCTGGATACTACCAGGACAGACTGAGCTCTGACCAGAGCTGCCTCAACGAGTGGATGGCCATGGCCGACCTGGAATCCCTGCGGCCTCCCAGCGCCGAGCCTGGCCG GCCCTCAGAGCAGGAGCGGATGGAGCAGGCGATCCGGGCTGAGCTGTGGGAGGTGCTGGACACCAGCGACCTGGAGAGCGTCACTTCCAAAGAG ATCCGCCAGGCCCTGGAGTTGCGCCTGGGCCGTCCTCTCCAACAGTACCGCGACTTCATTGATAACCAGATGCTGCTGCTCATGGCCCAGCAAGACCGCGCCTCCCGCATCTTCCCCCACCTCTACCTG GGCTCAGAGTGGAATGCGGCAAACCTGGAGGAGCTCCAGAGGAACAG GGTCAGCCACATCTTGAACGTGGCCCGCGAGATTGACAACTTCTACCCCGATCGCTTCATCTACCACAACGTGCGCCTCTGGGATGAGGAGTCAGCCCAGCTGCTACCCCACTGGAAGGAGACACACGGCTTCGTGGAGGCCGCGAG AGCACAGGGCACTCGGGTGCTAGTCCACTGCAAGATGGGCGTCAGCCGCTCAGCTGCCACGGTGATAGCTTATGCCATGAAGCAGTATGGCTGGAGTCTGGAGCAGGCTCTGCGCCACGTGCAGGAGCTCCGGCCCATCGCCCGCCCCAACCCCGGCTTTCTGCGCCAGCTGCAGACCTACCAGGGCATCTTGACCGCCAG CCGGCAGAGCCACATCTGGGAGCAGAAAGTGGGTGGGGCTTCCCCAGAGGAGCCCCTCGCCCCTGCGATGTCTACACCATTCCCGCCTCTTCCGCCGGAAccagggggcagtggggaggcgAAGGCTATGGGTTTGGAGGAGAGCCGGTCAGCCCTGAAAGAGGAGCCTGGGCCACGGCCCCGTATCAACCTCCGAGGGGTCATGCGGTCCATCAGCCTCCTGGAGCCTTCCTCGGAGCTGGAAAGCATTTCAGGGGCCAGTGATCTGCCAGAG GTGTTTTCTTCAAACGAGTCTTCAGAAGAAGACCCTCCGGTGCCCTTCCCTCAGCTCTCAAAGGCCAAGGGAGGCGAGCCGGGTCCCAAGGGGCCTTGGCCTGCCCTGAAGTCCCACCAGTCTGTGGTTGCCCTCAACAGCGCCGCCCTGGTGGCCAGCCGGACCCGGGCCTTGCAGGAGCAGGCAGAGGCCGGCCGTTCCT
- the ANKRD13D gene encoding ankyrin repeat domain-containing protein 13D isoform X2 produces MAGPGPTFPLHRLVWANRHRELEAALHSRQHDIEQEDPRGRTPLELAVSLGNLESVRVLLRHNANVGKESCQGWAVLQEAVSTGDPEMVQLVLQYRDYQRATQRLAGIPELLSKLRQAPDFYVEMKWEFTSWVPLVSKMCPSDVYRVWKRGESLRVDTSLLGFEHMTWQRGRRSFIFKGQEAGALVMEVDHDRQVVHTETLGLALHEPEALLAAMRPSEEHVASRLTSPIVSTHLDTRNVAFERNKCGIWGWRSEKMETVSGYEAKVYSATNVELVTRTRTEHLSDQDKSRSKGGKTPFQSFLGMAQQHSSHSGAPVQQAASPTNPSAISPSEYFDPNFSLESRNIGRPIEMSSKVQRFKATLWLSEEHPLSLGDQVTPIIDLMAISNAHFAKLRDFITLRLPPGFPVKIGSPFPCEVDPAVFEVPEGYSVLGTERSEPLRDEDDALLQFAIRQSLLEAGAEAEQVTVWEALTNTRPGAHPPPQAAAYEEQLQLERALQESLRMSTEPNGPESPHRTPPAPAPPSFEEQLRLALELSSREQEERERRGQQEEEDLQRILRLSLTEH; encoded by the exons ATGGCCGGCCCGGGCCCCACCTTCCCGCTGCACCGGCTCGTCTGGGCGAACCGGCACCGCGAACTGGAGGCCGCGCTCCACAGCCGCCAG CACGACATTGAACAGGAGGACCCCCGGGGGCGCACTCCCCTGGAGCTGGCTGTGTCCCTGGGGAACCTGGAGTCCGTGAGAGTGCTCCTTCGACACAATGCCAATGTGGGCAAAGAGAGCTGCCAGGGCTGGGCAG TCCTGCAGGAGGCGGTCAGCACTGGGGACCCGGAGATGGTGCAGCTGGTGCTCCAGTACCGGGACTACCAGAGGGCCACACAGAGGCTGGCTGGCATTCCAGAATTGCTCAGCAAGCTCCGCCAG GCCCCCGATTTCTACGTGGAAATGAAGTGGGAGTTCACCAGCTGGG TGCCCCTCGTGTCCAAGATGTGCCCGAGTGACGTGTACCGAGTGTGGAAGCGGGGCGAGAGCCTGCGGGTGGACACCAGTCTCCTGGGCTTTGAGCACATGACCTGGCAGCGCGGCCGGCGGAGCTTTATCTTCAAGGGCCAGG AGGCGGGAGCCTTGGTGATGGAAGTGGACCACGACCGGCAGGTGGTGCACACCGAGACGCTGGGGCTCGCCCTGCACGAGCCGGAAGCGCTGCTGGCCGCCATGCGGCCCAGTGAAGAGCACGTGGCCAGCCGTCTCACCTCTCCTATCGTCTCCACCCACCTGGACACTCGCAATGTGGCCTTCGAGAG GAACAAATGTGGTATCTGGGGCTGGCGGTCTGAGAAGATGGAAACCGTTAGCGGCTACGAGGCCAAG gtATACAGTGCCACCAACGTGGAGCTGGTGACACGCACTCGCACGGAGCACCTCTCTGATCAGGACAAGTCGAGGAGCAAAG GAGGGAAGACTCCATTCCAGTCCTTCCTCGGGATGGCCCAGCAGCACTCCTCTCACAGCGGG GCTCCTGTGCAGCAGGCCGCCAGCCCCACCAACCCCTCAGCCATTTCCCCCAGTGAATACTTCGACCCCAACTTCAGCCTGGAGTCGAGGAACATCGGCCGCCCCATTGAGATGTCCAGCAAAGTGCAGAG GTTCAAGGCAACGCTGTGGCTGAGCGAGGAGCACCCACTGTCCCTGGGTGACCAGGTGACGCCCATCATTGACCTGATGGCTATCAGCAACGCTCACTTTGCCAAGCTGCGTGACTTCATCACCCTGCGCCTGCCCCCCGGCTTCCCGGTCAAGATTG GGAGCCCTTTCCCGTGTGAGGTGGACCCCGCCGTGTTTGAGGTGCCCGAGGGGTACAGCGTGCTGGGCACGGAGCGCAGCGAGCCCCTTCGCGACGAGGATGACGCCCTGCTCCAGTTCGCCatcaggcagagcctgcttgaggcgGGCGCGGAGGCGGAGCAG GTGACTGTCTGGGAGGCCCTGACCAACACCCGGCCCGgtgcccaccctcctccccaagcCGCCGCCTACGAGGAGCAGCTTCAGCTGGAGCG GGCCCTCCAAGAGAGCCTGCGGATgtccacagagcccaatggcCCAGAGTCCCCTCACAGGAcacccccggccccggcccccccaAGCTTTGAGGAGCAGCTTCGCCTGGCCCTGGAGTTGTCTTCGAGGGAGCAGGAGGAGCGGGAACGGCgggggcagcaggaggaggaagacttACAGAGGATCCTGCGGCTCTCGCTCACGGAGCACTGA
- the ANKRD13D gene encoding ankyrin repeat domain-containing protein 13D isoform X1, translating into MAGPGPTFPLHRLVWANRHRELEAALHSRQHDIEQEDPRGRTPLELAVSLGNLESVRVLLRHNANVGKESCQGWAVLQEAVSTGDPEMVQLVLQYRDYQRATQRLAGIPELLSKLRQAPDFYVEMKWEFTSWVPLVSKMCPSDVYRVWKRGESLRVDTSLLGFEHMTWQRGRRSFIFKGQEAGALVMEVDHDRQVVHTETLGLALHEPEALLAAMRPSEEHVASRLTSPIVSTHLDTRNVAFERNKCGIWGWRSEKMETVSGYEAKVYSATNVELVTRTRTEHLSDQDKSRSKGGKTPFQSFLGMAQQHSSHSGAPVQQAASPTNPSAISPSEYFDPNFSLESRNIGRPIEMSSKVQRFKATLWLSEEHPLSLGDQVTPIIDLMAISNAHFAKLRDFITLRLPPGFPVKIEIPLFHVLNARITFSNLCGCDEPLSSVWVPAPSSGSAVTASGSPFPCEVDPAVFEVPEGYSVLGTERSEPLRDEDDALLQFAIRQSLLEAGAEAEQVTVWEALTNTRPGAHPPPQAAAYEEQLQLERALQESLRMSTEPNGPESPHRTPPAPAPPSFEEQLRLALELSSREQEERERRGQQEEEDLQRILRLSLTEH; encoded by the exons ATGGCCGGCCCGGGCCCCACCTTCCCGCTGCACCGGCTCGTCTGGGCGAACCGGCACCGCGAACTGGAGGCCGCGCTCCACAGCCGCCAG CACGACATTGAACAGGAGGACCCCCGGGGGCGCACTCCCCTGGAGCTGGCTGTGTCCCTGGGGAACCTGGAGTCCGTGAGAGTGCTCCTTCGACACAATGCCAATGTGGGCAAAGAGAGCTGCCAGGGCTGGGCAG TCCTGCAGGAGGCGGTCAGCACTGGGGACCCGGAGATGGTGCAGCTGGTGCTCCAGTACCGGGACTACCAGAGGGCCACACAGAGGCTGGCTGGCATTCCAGAATTGCTCAGCAAGCTCCGCCAG GCCCCCGATTTCTACGTGGAAATGAAGTGGGAGTTCACCAGCTGGG TGCCCCTCGTGTCCAAGATGTGCCCGAGTGACGTGTACCGAGTGTGGAAGCGGGGCGAGAGCCTGCGGGTGGACACCAGTCTCCTGGGCTTTGAGCACATGACCTGGCAGCGCGGCCGGCGGAGCTTTATCTTCAAGGGCCAGG AGGCGGGAGCCTTGGTGATGGAAGTGGACCACGACCGGCAGGTGGTGCACACCGAGACGCTGGGGCTCGCCCTGCACGAGCCGGAAGCGCTGCTGGCCGCCATGCGGCCCAGTGAAGAGCACGTGGCCAGCCGTCTCACCTCTCCTATCGTCTCCACCCACCTGGACACTCGCAATGTGGCCTTCGAGAG GAACAAATGTGGTATCTGGGGCTGGCGGTCTGAGAAGATGGAAACCGTTAGCGGCTACGAGGCCAAG gtATACAGTGCCACCAACGTGGAGCTGGTGACACGCACTCGCACGGAGCACCTCTCTGATCAGGACAAGTCGAGGAGCAAAG GAGGGAAGACTCCATTCCAGTCCTTCCTCGGGATGGCCCAGCAGCACTCCTCTCACAGCGGG GCTCCTGTGCAGCAGGCCGCCAGCCCCACCAACCCCTCAGCCATTTCCCCCAGTGAATACTTCGACCCCAACTTCAGCCTGGAGTCGAGGAACATCGGCCGCCCCATTGAGATGTCCAGCAAAGTGCAGAG GTTCAAGGCAACGCTGTGGCTGAGCGAGGAGCACCCACTGTCCCTGGGTGACCAGGTGACGCCCATCATTGACCTGATGGCTATCAGCAACGCTCACTTTGCCAAGCTGCGTGACTTCATCACCCTGCGCCTGCCCCCCGGCTTCCCGGTCAAGATTG AGATCCCCCTTTTCCACGTGCTCAACGCCCGCATCACCTTCAGCAACCTGTGTGGCTGTGACGAGCCCCTGAGCTCGGTGTGGGTGCCGGCCCCCAGCTCTGGCTCTGCCGTCACAGCTTCAG GGAGCCCTTTCCCGTGTGAGGTGGACCCCGCCGTGTTTGAGGTGCCCGAGGGGTACAGCGTGCTGGGCACGGAGCGCAGCGAGCCCCTTCGCGACGAGGATGACGCCCTGCTCCAGTTCGCCatcaggcagagcctgcttgaggcgGGCGCGGAGGCGGAGCAG GTGACTGTCTGGGAGGCCCTGACCAACACCCGGCCCGgtgcccaccctcctccccaagcCGCCGCCTACGAGGAGCAGCTTCAGCTGGAGCG GGCCCTCCAAGAGAGCCTGCGGATgtccacagagcccaatggcCCAGAGTCCCCTCACAGGAcacccccggccccggcccccccaAGCTTTGAGGAGCAGCTTCGCCTGGCCCTGGAGTTGTCTTCGAGGGAGCAGGAGGAGCGGGAACGGCgggggcagcaggaggaggaagacttACAGAGGATCCTGCGGCTCTCGCTCACGGAGCACTGA